In Calothrix sp. PCC 7507, one DNA window encodes the following:
- a CDS encoding D-2-hydroxyacid dehydrogenase yields the protein MVKVILPVDLIAEIEPKLPPDIQVVRVDSKGNIDGDASDAEVYLNGFYLKRDVFEKVLDAAPKIRWQQAISAGVNHILIPKFLSRDIILTNTAGVHAIPISEFVLTFILHHAKNLRKLEALQAKHTWALPPEETSVKELFLQELTNATLLIIGAGNIGQAIASRAKAFNMRVWGSRRRPEPLPNFDKIVGVDEWRSLLPEVDYLVIATPLTPETTKLIDESVLRALRPSAYLINIARGAIVDEPALITALREGWIAGAGLDTVSTEPLPPDNPLWSFPNVFITPHCSALSPYLKERLTELFLDNLQRYQAGLPLRNVVDKQAGY from the coding sequence ATGGTAAAAGTTATTCTACCTGTAGATTTGATTGCTGAGATTGAGCCAAAATTACCGCCAGATATACAAGTTGTACGGGTGGATAGTAAAGGTAATATTGATGGTGATGCTAGTGATGCAGAAGTTTATCTCAATGGGTTTTATCTCAAAAGAGATGTTTTTGAAAAGGTACTAGATGCAGCACCGAAAATCCGTTGGCAACAGGCAATCAGTGCTGGTGTAAATCATATCTTGATACCAAAATTTTTATCCCGAGATATTATCCTCACCAACACTGCTGGGGTTCATGCGATTCCTATTTCGGAATTTGTCTTGACTTTTATATTGCATCATGCAAAGAACTTGAGAAAGTTAGAAGCCTTGCAGGCAAAACATACTTGGGCTTTGCCACCAGAAGAGACTTCGGTAAAAGAGTTATTTCTGCAAGAGTTGACGAATGCGACCTTGTTAATCATTGGTGCTGGTAACATTGGTCAAGCGATCGCATCTCGTGCAAAAGCTTTTAATATGCGCGTTTGGGGTAGCCGCCGCCGTCCTGAACCCCTACCGAATTTTGATAAAATTGTCGGTGTTGATGAATGGCGATCGCTACTCCCAGAAGTTGACTATCTAGTTATTGCCACACCTCTAACCCCGGAAACCACAAAACTAATTGATGAATCAGTGCTACGGGCTTTGCGTCCTTCTGCTTATTTAATCAATATTGCTCGTGGTGCGATCGTCGATGAACCTGCATTGATTACTGCACTGCGAGAAGGCTGGATTGCAGGTGCTGGTTTAGACACAGTGAGTACAGAACCACTACCACCAGATAACCCCCTGTGGTCATTCCCCAATGTCTTCATTACACCCCACTGTTCCGCCCTATCACCATATCTTAAGGAGCGGCTCACAGAATTATTTCTCGATAATCTCCAGCGTTACCAAGCTGGCTTACCCCTACGGAATGTCGTAGATAAACAAGCAGGATATTAA
- a CDS encoding D-2-hydroxyacid dehydrogenase yields MVKVILPVDLAAEIEPHLPSDVKVVRADTNGDLDGDASDAEIYLSWYFLKSATILKILAAAPNLRWHHAPNAGVNHILTPSVTPTYLERGLILTNGAGVSAIPIAEFVLTYILQHAKHLQELHALQAEKHWKRGFPIKELTDSTLLILGAGNIGQEIAARAKPFNLNIYGSRRHPEPLPNFDKIVGADDWHPLLPEVDYLVVATPLTAKTKGLVDEKVLRSLPPHAYVINIARGGIVDEAAIIKALNEGWIAGAALDTVAEEPLSPESPLWTVPNLFITPHCTAHSPRGKGRSLALFLDNLHRYQTGQPLRNLVDVAAGY; encoded by the coding sequence GTGGTAAAAGTAATTTTACCTGTTGATCTCGCTGCCGAGATTGAACCACATCTACCATCTGATGTAAAGGTGGTCAGAGCCGATACGAATGGTGATTTAGATGGAGATGCTAGTGATGCGGAAATTTATTTAAGTTGGTATTTTCTCAAAAGTGCTACGATACTGAAAATTTTGGCAGCAGCACCAAATTTGCGTTGGCATCATGCACCTAATGCTGGGGTGAATCATATCCTCACACCATCTGTAACCCCAACTTATTTAGAACGCGGTCTGATACTTACCAATGGCGCGGGAGTGAGTGCAATTCCGATCGCCGAATTTGTGCTTACATACATACTACAACACGCCAAACATCTACAAGAATTGCACGCCCTTCAAGCCGAAAAGCATTGGAAAAGGGGCTTTCCCATCAAAGAATTGACAGATTCTACCTTGTTAATTCTAGGTGCTGGTAATATTGGTCAAGAAATTGCCGCCCGTGCTAAACCATTCAACCTGAACATTTACGGTAGCCGTCGTCATCCCGAACCGTTACCGAATTTTGATAAAATCGTTGGTGCAGATGATTGGCATCCCCTACTACCAGAAGTTGATTATCTAGTAGTGGCGACTCCACTCACCGCCAAAACCAAAGGCTTAGTTGATGAAAAAGTATTGCGATCGCTTCCTCCCCATGCCTATGTAATTAACATCGCTCGTGGTGGTATCGTCGATGAAGCGGCAATTATCAAGGCACTAAATGAAGGCTGGATTGCTGGAGCCGCCTTAGATACAGTCGCAGAGGAACCACTATCCCCAGAAAGTCCTTTGTGGACAGTGCCTAACCTGTTTATCACACCGCATTGTACAGCTCATTCACCCAGAGGCAAAGGGCGATCGCTGGCCTTGTTCCTTGACAACTTACACCGTTATCAAACTGGTCAGCCATTACGTAATCTAGTGGATGTAGCAGCGGGATATTAG
- a CDS encoding ATP-binding cassette domain-containing protein — protein MSSSVKGTQLNILNLTKAFGNKAVLKSVNLEVAPGEFIAIVGRSGCGKSTLLRLVSGLDKPTAGGVLLDGEPLRKLSSSVRVMFQDPRLLAWRRVIQNVGLGLHDDWRKKAEWALDQVKLKDRADEWPYVLSGGQKQRVSLARALVSQPRLLLLDEPLGALDALTRIEMQQLIEELWQDQKFTAFLVTHDVEEAVVLADRIILIEEGEITLDLPVDLPRPRDRSNEVFVHLRETVLARVMSNEGPVVDNQLLQLSS, from the coding sequence GTGAGTTCATCTGTCAAAGGTACACAACTCAACATACTAAACTTGACAAAAGCTTTTGGCAATAAAGCTGTTTTAAAGTCAGTTAATCTAGAAGTAGCACCAGGAGAATTTATCGCTATTGTGGGACGCAGTGGCTGTGGTAAAAGTACCCTACTACGCCTGGTTTCAGGCTTGGATAAACCAACTGCAGGCGGAGTATTATTAGATGGAGAACCATTGCGTAAGCTGAGTAGTTCTGTACGCGTCATGTTCCAAGATCCCCGTTTGCTAGCATGGCGACGTGTGATTCAAAATGTGGGTTTAGGCTTACATGATGATTGGCGAAAAAAGGCTGAATGGGCACTGGATCAGGTAAAATTAAAAGACCGAGCCGATGAATGGCCATATGTATTATCTGGTGGACAAAAGCAGAGGGTATCATTAGCCAGAGCCTTGGTGAGTCAGCCACGTTTGTTATTACTAGATGAACCTTTAGGAGCTTTGGATGCTCTAACTCGGATTGAAATGCAGCAGTTAATTGAGGAGTTGTGGCAAGACCAAAAGTTTACTGCATTTTTGGTTACTCATGATGTAGAAGAAGCTGTAGTGTTGGCAGACCGTATTATATTGATTGAAGAAGGCGAAATTACTCTAGATTTACCTGTAGATCTGCCACGTCCACGAGATAGGTCTAATGAGGTATTTGTTCATCTGCGAGAAACAGTTCTAGCACGAGTGATGAGTAATGAAGGACCTGTAGTGGATAATCAACTACTCCAGCTTTCAAGTTAA
- a CDS encoding iron uptake porin, with the protein MHKVLQNYFLAIPALVSGLFVLSTVANAAEVQTQSEIQDIAITPKPDVFKTAPSNLIAQVPVANSDVGQVTSVSQLSDVQPTDWAFQALQSLVERYGVIAGYPDGTFKGNRALTRYEFAAGLNAALDRLNELIASSTADLVKKEDLEILQKLQEQFAGELATLRGRVDAVEARTAKLEATQFSTTTKLQGLAQFFIGDTFGDRVGTNRDGTNTFFGYRATLALQSSFTGKDQLTTSLTASNTPILGGAVAVGGTPLTGTNQTRFNTERNTFYTDNSVYLDRLFYRFPLGSKTNVWIGARQLQPVTFAPTLNPLVGNAQSGTLSRFGLFNPVIYRPGFDGAGLAFAYKFNNQLQLNAGYIVDDALAANPGGNATNRGGLFGNSYEALGQLTFTPSPSLDISFAYARKYFPAPIALGPTGATTFAFGSGYNITGGTGTANAGRPFGLNPTSSDNFGLQFNWKASRALHIGGWFGYTEAHQEGTSNNATIINTALTLALPDLGKKGNLAGFVFGIPPKVTSNDVVAGRDSATSLHLEGFYTYRVNDNISVTPTLYVITNPQGNSANDAIWVGAVRTTFNF; encoded by the coding sequence ATGCATAAAGTTTTGCAGAATTATTTTCTAGCTATCCCCGCTTTAGTTAGTGGACTCTTTGTCCTATCAACGGTGGCAAATGCAGCCGAAGTGCAAACACAATCAGAAATTCAAGATATTGCCATCACTCCAAAGCCAGATGTTTTCAAAACAGCACCCTCAAATCTCATAGCCCAAGTTCCAGTTGCAAATAGCGATGTCGGACAAGTTACCTCCGTCTCCCAACTGTCTGATGTTCAACCTACAGATTGGGCATTCCAGGCGCTACAATCTCTAGTTGAGCGCTATGGTGTGATTGCGGGATACCCAGATGGCACATTCAAGGGTAATCGTGCGCTAACTCGTTATGAATTTGCAGCTGGTTTAAATGCAGCCCTCGATCGCCTCAACGAACTGATTGCTAGCAGCACTGCTGACTTAGTCAAAAAAGAAGATTTAGAGATTCTCCAAAAGCTGCAAGAACAATTTGCTGGGGAACTCGCCACCTTGCGGGGACGAGTAGATGCTGTTGAAGCTAGGACTGCGAAGTTAGAAGCTACTCAATTTTCCACAACTACCAAACTGCAAGGTTTGGCACAATTTTTTATCGGTGATACTTTTGGCGATCGCGTCGGTACTAATAGAGATGGCACCAATACTTTTTTTGGTTATCGTGCGACACTAGCCTTACAAAGTAGCTTTACTGGTAAAGACCAGTTGACAACCAGTTTAACAGCCAGCAACACTCCTATTTTGGGAGGTGCAGTTGCTGTCGGCGGCACACCCCTAACAGGAACCAACCAAACCCGGTTTAATACTGAAAGAAATACCTTTTACACAGACAATTCTGTTTATCTTGACAGATTGTTCTACCGCTTTCCTCTCGGTAGCAAAACCAATGTCTGGATAGGTGCTAGACAGCTACAACCGGTGACTTTTGCGCCCACCCTCAATCCCTTAGTTGGTAACGCCCAAAGCGGTACTCTCTCTCGCTTTGGACTCTTCAACCCAGTGATTTATCGACCTGGTTTTGATGGTGCTGGTCTAGCTTTTGCCTATAAATTTAACAATCAACTCCAACTCAACGCAGGTTACATAGTAGATGATGCTCTAGCTGCTAACCCTGGGGGAAATGCCACCAATAGAGGCGGATTGTTTGGTAATTCCTATGAAGCACTTGGTCAGCTAACCTTCACCCCCAGTCCTAGTCTCGATATTAGTTTCGCCTACGCCCGTAAATATTTCCCCGCCCCGATTGCTCTTGGCCCCACCGGTGCGACAACCTTTGCTTTTGGTTCTGGTTACAACATCACTGGTGGGACAGGTACTGCTAACGCTGGTCGTCCTTTTGGTTTAAATCCCACTTCATCCGATAACTTCGGATTGCAATTTAACTGGAAAGCCAGCCGCGCCCTGCATATAGGCGGTTGGTTTGGTTATACAGAAGCCCATCAAGAAGGCACTAGTAATAACGCAACCATCATTAACACTGCATTAACATTGGCGCTTCCAGACTTGGGAAAAAAAGGCAATCTCGCCGGGTTTGTCTTTGGTATACCACCTAAAGTCACTAGCAATGATGTAGTGGCTGGAAGAGACAGCGCCACCTCTCTACATCTAGAGGGTTTCTATACTTACAGAGTGAATGACAACATCAGTGTCACCCCGACTTTGTACGTAATTACCAATCCACAAGGTAATTCTGCTAATGATGCGATTTGGGTAGGCGCTGTTCGCACTACCTTTAATTTCTAA
- the ssuC gene encoding aliphatic sulfonate ABC transporter permease SsuC, whose product MTITLKKTNRKSNISFDELLQNKQVQQIVPWLVPVFLLVLWELLVQAGILSTRILPAPSGVVATAIKLASTGELFKHIGISAARAISGFVVGGSIGLTLGLLNGISRTAETLLDTTVQMLRTIPNLALIPLVILWFGIGDQARLFLVSLGVFFPLYLNTFHGIRSVDTGLIEMGKVYGLKPLQLLWQIILPGALSSILVGVRYSLGIMWLTLIVAETIAADSGLGYMAMNAREFMQTDVVVLSIFIYALLGKLADATARKLESKWLSWNPNYQSA is encoded by the coding sequence ATGACTATTACTCTCAAAAAAACCAACAGAAAATCCAACATATCCTTCGACGAGTTATTACAGAATAAACAAGTCCAACAGATAGTTCCTTGGCTTGTACCTGTTTTCCTCCTAGTGTTGTGGGAGTTGCTGGTGCAAGCTGGAATCCTATCTACCAGGATTTTACCTGCGCCAAGTGGTGTGGTTGCCACAGCAATTAAATTAGCTTCTACTGGAGAATTGTTTAAACATATTGGTATTAGCGCCGCACGGGCGATATCCGGTTTTGTTGTCGGTGGCAGCATTGGTTTAACATTAGGATTACTCAATGGTATTTCCCGGACTGCAGAAACGTTATTAGATACTACAGTACAAATGCTCCGTACCATTCCTAACTTGGCATTAATTCCACTGGTAATTTTGTGGTTTGGGATTGGCGATCAAGCAAGATTATTTCTAGTATCTTTAGGGGTATTTTTTCCCTTATATCTCAATACATTTCATGGAATTCGTAGTGTTGACACTGGATTGATTGAAATGGGCAAAGTTTATGGTTTAAAACCTTTACAGCTTTTGTGGCAAATCATTCTCCCAGGCGCATTATCTTCGATTCTCGTAGGTGTTCGCTATTCCTTGGGGATTATGTGGTTAACACTAATTGTGGCAGAAACGATCGCCGCAGATTCTGGTCTTGGTTATATGGCAATGAATGCCCGTGAGTTTATGCAAACTGATGTTGTCGTGTTGAGTATTTTTATCTATGCCTTGCTGGGTAAATTGGCAGATGCTACTGCTAGAAAACTGGAATCAAAATGGTTATCTTGGAATCCTAACTATCAGAGCGCATAG